GAAGCGTGACAGCTGTAGCAAATATATTCGTAGGGGGAATGGTCTATTTGTTGTCTCAAGTTTCAGATTTTCAACAATTATACATCGTGCTTGGGGCCTTGGTGATCGGTATCGCAATCTGGGCTTATATCAAAATGCCCAATGTCGAGCAACCTGTGCCTCAAAACAAAAAAATGATCATCAAAAAGGAGTATTGGCTTTTCTATGCTTTGAACGTACTCAGTGGAGCTCGTAGACAGATATTTGTGGTATTCGCGGTTTTATTGCTCGTGGAAAAGTACGGTTTTTCGCTTATGCAAATCACAATGCTCTTTGTACTCAATAATATTATCGCCATTTTCACAAATCCATTAATCGCCAAGTATATCAATAAATTCGGTGAGAAAAAAATGCTTGGCATCGAGTATATTTCGCTTGCCTTGATTTTTATCGCCTACGCCACAATAGAAAGCGCATGGGTGGCGGCCTTTTTATACCTTCTTGACCATGTGTTTTTCAATTTCTCGATAGGCATCAAAACTTATTTTCAAAAAACTGCCGATCCAAAAGATATTGCCCCTTCAATGGCTGTAGGCTTTGCCATTAATCATGTAGCAGCTGTTGTGCTGCCTGTTGTCGGTGGTTTTATTTGGTTGATTAATTGGAAACTTCCTTTTATTGGCGCCTTTGTATTATGCTTGCTTTCGCTCATTGTCGTAAAATTCATGAAATCAAAAGAAGAGCTAACGATGATTCAAACCACTAATTCGAAAATACTGGAAAAAGCATAAAAACTTTAATCTTCAATATTTCTTATAGCCTAGCCCCTCTGGATCTAGGCTATTGCCATTTTTTCATCTTCAATTCATTACTGCTTCAGACAAGCTCAATTGCAATAATAAAACAGCTAAATGCATTTTTACATTTTGTTTTAGTATATTCGAGGCGTGTTTTTTACATTTTACAAGTTCAATCTAATATATCATGGCTACGGATGCGATTTTTGAAGAGAAGAAAACTGTGAAAAGAGAAGGAGTTCCTACTCTTGAGCATTTTGATCAATTGGATATTGAAAACAAAAAGTACCCACAAACCTTAGTGAATAATATTCAAGCGCTTATGCATACTAAAGCGTGGTTAGTAGAAATCATCGGTTTTCGACTGAACAATTTTTCCGATGAATCAAAAAGTCATTCGAACATTTATGATATAAGGAAACAGTTTGCCATGGAAACCAATAGCCATTGGGACGAAATATCGAAAAGTTTCAATTTGACGCTTTCGGAGCAATTCCTTTTATCAGCTATATTCTTTTCTCAATTTGAGCCTCAATTATTCATAGAACTTTTTTCTCAGGAAGAACTAAACGTTTACTTTCAAAAAGATAAGCAACGTTTGATACCTACTCTGAACCTGAGAAGTATCATTTATCTGCTTTCAGGCGAAGATTATCTGAACAGGGCGGTTTATTTAAACCAGCTTGCCCAAA
The Aureibacter tunicatorum DNA segment above includes these coding regions:
- a CDS encoding MFS transporter is translated as MYLRAILSYLRKGNPMYTFLFLLTTAAAIGFQGWRTLFNNFAVDEIGLNGLQIGGIQSFREVPGFLVFTAVFILMLVKEEKFILWSTLIMGLGIMLTGLFPSFWGLMMTTFIMSVGFHYYETINQSLTLQHFDTLESPKVFANLRSVTAVANIFVGGMVYLLSQVSDFQQLYIVLGALVIGIAIWAYIKMPNVEQPVPQNKKMIIKKEYWLFYALNVLSGARRQIFVVFAVLLLVEKYGFSLMQITMLFVLNNIIAIFTNPLIAKYINKFGEKKMLGIEYISLALIFIAYATIESAWVAAFLYLLDHVFFNFSIGIKTYFQKTADPKDIAPSMAVGFAINHVAAVVLPVVGGFIWLINWKLPFIGAFVLCLLSLIVVKFMKSKEELTMIQTTNSKILEKA